The sequence below is a genomic window from Pseudomonas cannabina.
ACAGCGGCATCAACTTTCGAACCATCGGGGAAGAGGTCGGGGTAAAAAACGCGAGTATCTATTATCACTTCCCGAGCAAGGCCGACTTGGGTGCTGCGGTTGCGGAGCGATACTGGCAAGACACCTCCAGAGTATTACTGGAAATAAGTGACTCGAACGCTGATCCTGTTCGTCGCCTGGAAATTTACCCATCCATCTTTCGAGTATCGCTCGAAGACGGCTACAGGCTTTGTCTTTCCAGTTTCATGGCTGCGGAATATGAAGACCTGCCAGAAGAGGTCAAGCGAGAGGTTAGGGCGTTCGCCGACATTAATGTGAAGTGGCTGACGCAAGTGCTGGAAGACGTAGGGCTGGGCAGCCTGGAAAATTGCGAGCGACGTGCCCGTGCGATTTACACCGCCATCGCGGGTGCTCAATTGATTGCGCGAACTCGACTGGACATTGCGCAGTTTGACGATTTGATACTGACTTACAGGGAATCCGGGTTGATTCCTGCCGCGCGGGTGTGAACCGCATCGGCGGTGCGCTGGCAGGTGCTCGATAGCCGTTGACGAAGCGTCGGTCCTTCGATTCCACTCTTATCTTTCCCCAAACGCACGTGTATCGTATTCGCCTTCGCATCTGCCAGCAGATGCCTCCTGTTTTTCGCATCAGAGGTCCCGCCGTTCATGTCCTTCACCCGTCGTCAAATCCTCACAGGCATCGCCGGTCTTGCCGTTGTCGGCCTTGGCGCGGGCGGCGCTTCGCGTTACTGGATGGGGCGGCGCGAGTCGGAGGCGGGGTCGGACTTCGTGTTGATCGCTGCGCCGCTCGACATTGAGCTGGTGCCTGGCCACCAGACCCCTGCCTGGGCCTTCGGCGGTTCTGCGCCGGGCACTGAATTGCGGGTGCGGCAAGGTGAGTGGCTGCGGTTGCGCTTTATCAATCAGTTGCCGGTAGAGACGACCATTCACTGGCATGGCATCCGCTTGCCGCTTGAGATGGACGGCGTGCCGTACGTGTCGCAGTTGCCGGTCAAGCCGGGCGAGTATTTCGACTACAAATTCCGCGTGCCGGACGCCGGTAGCTATTGGTATCACCCGCACGTCAGCAGCAGCGAGGAATTGGGGCGCGGGCTGGTTGGGCCGCTGATTGTCGAAGAGCGCGAGCCGACCGGTTTTGCTCATGAGCGCACGGTCAGCCTGAAAAGCTGGCATGTGGACGAAGAGGGCGCTTTTACCGAGTTCAGCGTGCTGCGCGAGGCGGCGCGGGAGGGCACGGCGGGGCGGCTGTCGACGTTGAACGGTATTGCGCAGGCTGTGATTGAGTTGCCGGCCGGGCAGATTACCCGGGTGCGCTTGCTCAATCTCGACAACACTGTGACGTATCGGCTCAATCTGCCGGACGCCGAGGCGCAGATTTATGCGCTTGACGGCAATCCGGTCAAGCCGCGGCCGTTCGGTGATGAGTACTGGCTGGGGCCGGGCATGCGTATTTGTCTGGCGATCAAGGCGCCGCCTGCGGGTGAGGAAATTTCGTTGCGTAACGGCCCGGTACGTCTGGGGACCTTCCGTTCGGTCGCCAATAATGATGCGCCGGGGCAGTGGCCGCCCGAGTTACCTGCCAACCCGGTCGCCGAGCCGGACCTGGAGAACGCCGAGAAGATCAATTTCAACGTCGAGTGGGTTGGCTC
It includes:
- a CDS encoding multicopper oxidase family protein — its product is MSFTRRQILTGIAGLAVVGLGAGGASRYWMGRRESEAGSDFVLIAAPLDIELVPGHQTPAWAFGGSAPGTELRVRQGEWLRLRFINQLPVETTIHWHGIRLPLEMDGVPYVSQLPVKPGEYFDYKFRVPDAGSYWYHPHVSSSEELGRGLVGPLIVEEREPTGFAHERTVSLKSWHVDEEGAFTEFSVLREAAREGTAGRLSTLNGIAQAVIELPAGQITRVRLLNLDNTVTYRLNLPDAEAQIYALDGNPVKPRPFGDEYWLGPGMRICLAIKAPPAGEEISLRNGPVRLGTFRSVANNDAPGQWPPELPANPVAEPDLENAEKINFNVEWVGSVSANIDNGKPPSLWQINGVAWDITDKTCADRPIAKLTLGKSYIFELKNMTQYQHPIHLHGMSFKVIGSNRRKIIPYFTDTFLLGRNERARVALVADNPGVWMFHCHVIDHMETGLMAAIEVS
- a CDS encoding TetR/AcrR family transcriptional regulator, giving the protein MMGNAREAILQAAKVAAQRHGYSGINFRTIGEEVGVKNASIYYHFPSKADLGAAVAERYWQDTSRVLLEISDSNADPVRRLEIYPSIFRVSLEDGYRLCLSSFMAAEYEDLPEEVKREVRAFADINVKWLTQVLEDVGLGSLENCERRARAIYTAIAGAQLIARTRLDIAQFDDLILTYRESGLIPAARV